The Anaerolineae bacterium genome has a segment encoding these proteins:
- a CDS encoding response regulator, whose protein sequence is MERSTIFSNLILVLYDLLRIEDINADELFSEARTKAYIEHFRMHYSGQEICDIMEALKWALENRNYDFKSIEFLEDISFSNKEIVIFIEKIFGLFTSSFDEARLEILKVPSDNRKLNILIVEDKVYKYNTFLRFGRTPYEITDVHSYEEASPIMSQNKFDIVLSSLHSNSDDNIRLLKNLRHSEMQNGLPHVPVIVLSESNDGTYIHRLYQNGCDAHLVLPVILAELLQKICQLTQ, encoded by the coding sequence ATGGAAAGATCAACAATATTTTCAAACTTAATCCTGGTCTTGTATGATTTACTTCGCATTGAAGATATCAATGCGGATGAATTGTTTTCCGAAGCGAGAACTAAAGCCTATATTGAGCATTTTAGGATGCATTATTCTGGTCAAGAAATCTGTGACATAATGGAAGCTCTGAAGTGGGCGCTAGAAAATAGAAATTATGATTTTAAGAGTATAGAATTCTTGGAGGATATTTCTTTTTCTAATAAGGAGATTGTGATTTTTATTGAAAAGATTTTTGGTCTGTTTACATCATCATTTGATGAAGCAAGATTAGAAATCCTAAAAGTGCCAAGCGATAATCGCAAACTTAACATCTTGATTGTGGAGGATAAAGTATATAAGTACAATACCTTTCTACGATTTGGTCGAACGCCTTATGAGATTACAGATGTCCATAGTTATGAAGAGGCTTCCCCAATAATGTCACAAAACAAGTTTGACATTGTTTTATCAAGTTTACATAGTAATTCAGATGACAATATCAGATTACTAAAAAACCTACGACATTCAGAAATGCAAAATGGCTTACCCCACGTCCCTGTAATTGTGCTATCGGAAAGTAATGATGGAACATACATTCATAGATTATATCAAAATGGTTGTGATGCCCATTTAGTATTACCTGTAATTCTTGCCGAACTACTCCAAAAGATTTGTCAGTTGACCCAGTAG